From a single Fusobacterium ulcerans ATCC 49185 genomic region:
- a CDS encoding cyclase family protein — translation MKIYDLTHKIENNMTVYCDAEKPEIKSIFSYEEDNFNVTYLGLTSHLGTHLDVPLHLIENGRNICDFPVAAFWGKGICISFENLDTIDFDLIKNIDYLLIHTGWGKYWNEEKYFKNYPIISNKIVKKIADSHLKGIGIDCISPDNYDSCELKNHKLLLSSDKIIVENLYSLENILNKEFYFSCMPLKIAIDGCPVRAVAIVE, via the coding sequence ATGAAAATATATGACTTAACACATAAAATAGAAAATAATATGACTGTATATTGTGATGCAGAAAAACCAGAGATTAAATCTATTTTTTCATATGAAGAAGATAATTTCAATGTAACTTATTTAGGATTGACTTCACATCTTGGGACTCATTTAGATGTTCCTCTTCACTTAATTGAAAATGGAAGGAATATATGTGACTTTCCAGTTGCTGCTTTTTGGGGGAAGGGAATATGTATTTCTTTTGAAAATTTAGACACTATTGATTTTGATTTGATTAAAAATATTGACTATCTATTAATTCATACTGGATGGGGTAAATATTGGAATGAGGAAAAATATTTTAAAAATTATCCAATTATTTCAAATAAAATAGTTAAAAAAATAGCAGATTCTCATTTAAAAGGAATTGGAATAGATTGTATTTCACCAGATAATTATGATTCTTGTGAATTGAAAAATCATAAACTTCTTTTATCATCTGATAAGATAATAGTGGAAAATTTGTATAGTTTAGAAAATATTTTGAACAAAGAATTCTATTTTTCATGTATGCCTTTGAAAATAGCAATAGATGGCTGTCCTGTTAGAGCTGTAGCAATTGTAGAATGA
- a CDS encoding flavodoxin family protein, with amino-acid sequence MKVMLLNGSPNEKGCTYTALREVEKVLNKHEIETEIIYLGKKPIAGCIACSKCFETGKCIWNDKVNEIAERLGEIDGLIIGSPVYYASANGSLIAFLDRLFFSAGEKMAGKLGASIVSCRRAGSTAAFDQLNKYFTISNMPIVSSNYWNQVHGFTPEDVMQDEEGLQIMRTLGENMAWLLKCIEAGKKMNIPKPEYEEKIMTNFIK; translated from the coding sequence ATGAAAGTAATGTTATTAAATGGAAGTCCAAATGAAAAAGGATGTACTTACACTGCATTGAGAGAAGTAGAAAAGGTACTGAACAAACATGAAATAGAAACAGAGATTATATATCTTGGTAAAAAACCTATTGCTGGATGTATAGCCTGCTCTAAATGTTTTGAAACAGGAAAGTGTATATGGAATGATAAAGTGAACGAAATAGCAGAAAGATTGGGTGAAATAGATGGACTAATTATTGGTTCTCCAGTATATTATGCCAGTGCCAATGGAAGTTTAATTGCCTTTTTAGATAGATTATTCTTTTCAGCAGGAGAAAAAATGGCAGGAAAATTAGGAGCTTCTATAGTTTCATGCCGTCGTGCAGGTTCTACAGCTGCATTTGATCAGTTAAACAAATATTTTACAATCAGCAATATGCCTATTGTATCATCTAACTACTGGAATCAAGTACATGGTTTTACTCCTGAAGATGTAATGCAAGATGAAGAAGGACTGCAAATAATGCGTACTCTTGGGGAAAATATGGCATGGTTATTAAAATGTATAGAAGCTGGAAAAAAAATGAATATCCCAAAACCAGAATATGAAGAAAAAATAATGACTAATTTTATCAAATAA
- a CDS encoding TerD family protein: protein MSVNLSKGQRVNLDKNITMALIGLGWDTNKYSGGYDFDLDASAFLLGKNEKVLKDEDFIFYNNLTAYNGAVTHTGDNLTGDGDGDDEVIIIDFRKIPQEIYKIAITVTIHDAVFRRQNFGQVSNAYVRVARMVNETDTDGQEVLRFNLMEDFSIETAIVVCEIYRHGNDWKFNAVGAGYQNGLKALCQNYGVNV, encoded by the coding sequence ATGAGTGTAAATTTATCAAAAGGACAACGTGTAAATCTTGATAAAAATATAACTATGGCATTAATTGGACTAGGTTGGGATACTAATAAATATTCTGGTGGCTATGATTTTGATTTAGATGCTTCAGCATTTTTGCTTGGTAAAAATGAAAAAGTTTTAAAAGATGAAGATTTTATTTTTTATAATAATCTTACTGCTTATAATGGTGCTGTTACTCATACTGGAGATAATTTAACTGGAGATGGCGATGGAGATGATGAAGTAATCATCATTGATTTCAGAAAAATTCCTCAGGAAATATATAAAATAGCTATAACAGTAACTATTCATGATGCAGTATTTAGAAGACAAAATTTTGGTCAAGTATCAAATGCTTATGTGAGAGTAGCCAGAATGGTAAATGAAACTGATACTGATGGACAAGAAGTGCTGAGATTTAATCTTATGGAAGATTTTTCTATTGAAACAGCCATAGTGGTTTGCGAAATTTATAGACATGGAAATGACTGGAAATTTAATGCAGTAGGAGCAGGATATCAAAATGGACTTAAAGCTCTTTGTCAAAATTATGGTGTAAATGTATAA
- a CDS encoding calcium-translocating P-type ATPase, PMCA-type, giving the protein MGLTDLEVLASKEKFGSNIITEQETESFFDKLKDNFGDPMIKILCVALIINVIFTFMGQTEWYEPFGIAVAVILATFVSTFSEYRNENAFQKLQEEASRIMCKVYRNNEVTEISINDIVVGDWVLLQSGDKIPADGIITDGTIKVDQSVLNGETKEATKKPLAENYKDEEASMDFLNPYKVFRGAVVCSGNAVMEVTVVGDKSVYGQIASELQIDDDRESPLKLKLGKLADDISKFGYIGGIAIAIALLFQRIVIHNGFEMARIIAYCSNWIVLVNDLIHAVMLAVIIIVMAVPEGLPLMIAIVSALNMSKMLKDNVLVRKIVGIETAGSLNILFSDKTGTITKGKLETILFVDGTGKETKKYDHISEELKKIFSLNIFKNTNALITGDGDNIKIVGGNATERAILGFVGKNCCDLDVEVCCSLPFNSTNKYSACSVTGDCDITLVKGAPEKLLSKCKYYYTEEGEKKEFNDHDKIENIINELARRAIRVLAFASCEKKIHEDDKEIEDCTLIGIIGIRDEVRPESISAIKEVQGAGIQVVMITGDRKDTAVAIAKEAGLLTEEADLVYTSDELAQMTDNEIAAQMKNIKVVSRALPSDKSRLVKIAQELNLVVGMTGDGVNDSPALKKADVGFAMGGGTEVAKEASDIVILDDNFMSIEKAILYGRTIFNSIRKFIIFQLTINVAAVMVSFVSPLLGMENPLSITQILWVNLVMDTLAALAFGGEPALKRFMQEKPKRREENIVSSYMWSAIFTGSIWTFILSMFFLLTPQIKALFRPGINNEYLLTGYFAFFIFISVFNAFNARTEQTNLFDNIFENKGFLNIIILIVIVQVIMTYLGGAVLNCYGLTLKEWAAVIIMAFTIIPVDIIRKKIVIKK; this is encoded by the coding sequence ATGGGATTAACGGATTTAGAAGTTCTAGCATCAAAAGAAAAATTTGGTAGTAACATAATTACAGAACAGGAAACAGAAAGTTTTTTTGATAAACTAAAGGATAACTTTGGCGACCCAATGATAAAAATATTGTGTGTAGCTCTAATTATCAATGTTATTTTTACATTCATGGGGCAAACAGAATGGTATGAGCCTTTTGGTATAGCTGTAGCTGTCATACTTGCTACATTTGTTTCTACATTTTCCGAATATAGAAATGAAAATGCTTTCCAGAAGCTTCAAGAAGAAGCTTCAAGAATAATGTGCAAAGTATATAGAAACAATGAAGTAACTGAAATATCTATTAATGATATAGTAGTAGGAGATTGGGTCTTACTTCAATCTGGAGATAAGATTCCAGCAGATGGAATAATTACAGATGGAACTATTAAAGTAGATCAATCTGTTTTAAATGGGGAAACTAAGGAAGCTACTAAAAAACCATTGGCAGAAAATTATAAAGATGAAGAAGCTTCAATGGACTTTTTAAATCCATATAAAGTATTCAGAGGTGCAGTTGTCTGCTCTGGAAATGCTGTGATGGAAGTTACTGTAGTTGGAGACAAGAGTGTATATGGTCAGATAGCAAGTGAGTTACAAATAGATGATGATAGGGAATCTCCATTAAAATTAAAACTTGGAAAACTTGCAGATGATATAAGTAAATTTGGGTATATTGGTGGTATAGCAATAGCAATAGCACTTTTATTTCAAAGAATTGTAATACATAATGGCTTTGAAATGGCAAGAATTATTGCTTATTGTTCTAACTGGATAGTTTTAGTGAATGACTTAATTCATGCTGTTATGCTTGCAGTTATCATTATAGTTATGGCAGTTCCAGAAGGTCTTCCATTAATGATAGCTATTGTATCAGCATTGAATATGTCTAAAATGCTGAAAGATAATGTACTAGTAAGAAAAATAGTAGGTATTGAAACTGCTGGAAGCTTAAATATCCTTTTTTCAGATAAAACAGGAACTATTACAAAAGGAAAATTAGAAACAATATTATTTGTAGATGGAACTGGTAAGGAAACTAAAAAATATGATCATATCTCTGAGGAACTAAAAAAAATATTTTCTCTTAATATATTTAAAAATACAAATGCCCTTATTACAGGAGATGGAGATAATATTAAAATAGTTGGAGGAAATGCTACTGAAAGAGCTATTCTTGGCTTTGTTGGAAAAAACTGCTGTGATTTGGATGTTGAAGTCTGCTGTTCATTGCCATTTAATAGTACAAATAAATATTCTGCCTGTTCTGTAACTGGAGATTGTGATATAACATTAGTAAAAGGAGCTCCTGAAAAACTCCTTTCAAAATGTAAATATTATTATACTGAAGAAGGGGAGAAAAAAGAGTTTAATGACCATGATAAAATAGAAAATATAATAAATGAGCTTGCCAGAAGAGCTATAAGAGTATTAGCATTTGCAAGCTGTGAAAAAAAAATACATGAAGATGATAAAGAAATTGAAGATTGTACTTTAATTGGTATTATAGGTATTAGAGATGAAGTAAGACCTGAATCTATTTCTGCTATAAAAGAGGTGCAAGGGGCAGGAATACAAGTAGTAATGATAACTGGAGATAGAAAAGATACTGCTGTAGCTATTGCTAAAGAAGCTGGACTTCTTACTGAAGAGGCAGATTTAGTTTATACTTCTGATGAACTAGCTCAAATGACTGATAATGAGATTGCTGCTCAAATGAAAAATATTAAAGTAGTGTCAAGAGCTCTGCCTAGTGATAAATCTAGACTTGTAAAAATAGCTCAAGAGCTGAATCTTGTAGTAGGAATGACAGGAGATGGAGTTAATGATTCTCCTGCCTTGAAAAAAGCTGATGTTGGATTTGCTATGGGTGGTGGCACAGAAGTAGCAAAAGAAGCTTCAGATATTGTTATACTAGATGATAACTTTATGTCTATTGAAAAAGCTATTCTCTATGGAAGAACAATCTTCAATTCTATTAGAAAATTTATAATATTTCAGCTTACAATCAATGTAGCTGCAGTAATGGTATCATTTGTTTCTCCTTTACTTGGAATGGAAAATCCACTTTCAATTACTCAAATTTTATGGGTAAATTTAGTTATGGATACTTTAGCAGCTCTGGCATTTGGAGGAGAACCTGCTTTAAAAAGATTTATGCAGGAAAAACCTAAACGCAGAGAAGAAAATATTGTCAGCAGCTATATGTGGAGTGCTATATTTACAGGAAGTATTTGGACATTTATACTAAGTATGTTCTTCCTTCTTACACCACAAATAAAGGCTTTATTTAGACCAGGAATAAATAATGAATATCTTCTGACTGGATATTTTGCTTTCTTTATATTTATATCTGTCTTTAATGCTTTCAATGCAAGAACTGAGCAAACTAATTTATTTGATAATATTTTTGAAAATAAAGGATTCCTTAACATAATTATTCTTATTGTAATTGTACAAGTTATTATGACATACTTAGGAGGAGCTGTCTTAAACTGTTATGGTTTAACTTTAAAAGAATGGGCAGCAGTAATTATTATGGCATTTACAATTATACCAGTTGATATAATAAGAAAAAAAATTGTAATAAAAAAATAG
- a CDS encoding HAD hydrolase family protein yields MKIFTTDLDNTLIYSYKKDIGKDKILVETKNGKKLSYMTKVSHELLKELNFIPITTRSLEQYQRIKFFENYQPEYALTANGGILLYRGKIVKEWYQKSLEISVKSIKELEKGIKLLTEDENIYFEVRKVDELFIFTKSFNIEIVIKKLKNNLNQKLVDIHNHGEKLYIFPKELNKGTSLERLKKFLKADTVICAGDSEMDIPMLEKADISIFPEQLKKFLSRQKEQYAISEKEFFSDKMLQIVKKVFQE; encoded by the coding sequence ATGAAAATTTTTACAACAGATTTAGATAATACTTTAATATATTCATATAAAAAAGATATAGGAAAAGATAAAATACTTGTTGAAACAAAAAATGGAAAAAAACTTTCCTATATGACTAAAGTTTCTCATGAATTACTAAAAGAACTGAATTTTATCCCTATAACAACACGTTCTCTTGAACAATATCAAAGGATAAAATTTTTTGAAAATTATCAGCCAGAGTATGCTCTGACAGCCAACGGGGGAATTCTTCTTTATAGAGGAAAAATTGTTAAGGAATGGTACCAAAAATCATTAGAAATATCAGTAAAATCTATAAAAGAACTGGAAAAAGGAATAAAACTGCTGACAGAAGATGAAAATATATATTTTGAAGTTAGAAAAGTAGATGAGCTTTTTATATTTACTAAAAGTTTTAATATAGAAATAGTCATAAAAAAATTAAAAAATAATCTAAATCAAAAACTTGTAGATATACATAATCATGGAGAAAAATTATATATATTTCCCAAGGAATTGAATAAAGGAACTTCTTTAGAAAGATTAAAAAAATTTTTAAAAGCTGATACAGTAATCTGTGCAGGAGATAGTGAAATGGATATTCCAATGTTGGAAAAAGCAGATATATCTATTTTTCCAGAACAATTAAAAAAATTTTTATCTAGACAAAAGGAGCAATATGCTATATCTGAAAAAGAGTTTTTTTCAGATAAAATGCTGCAAATAGTAAAAAAAGTTTTTCAAGAATAG
- a CDS encoding ATP-grasp domain-containing protein encodes MKKVIIWFNHWFSTAYHMVNMIKDDNNTEFYIIGTNGNEENVMKTVCDYWEKEPDFLSDEEYVQYCLEFCQRHSVNIFIPRKKQLSIVKNIKRFENISVKVLAEKNFEKMKQLNNKKNTYELFEMLKIGNIPEYYIVNTAEKFIEAYQKLKVNHKKICFKFVEDEGAVSFRIIDDSMKDADIFLVRKGLKVTSEEVYNSFKKRENTVEIMLMPYLEGEEVSVDCLKTKSGLISIPRVKTLTRTEIIRYDKEILDTCKDFFKKYGVEHPCNIQFKYNNGIPYLLEINTRMSGGIHYTCLAANINIPNISVNQLLGIDKIWKINKKETKVSYIETPILI; translated from the coding sequence ATGAAAAAAGTCATTATTTGGTTCAATCACTGGTTTAGTACTGCTTATCATATGGTTAATATGATAAAAGATGATAATAATACCGAATTTTATATAATAGGTACTAATGGAAATGAAGAAAATGTTATGAAAACAGTATGTGATTACTGGGAAAAAGAACCTGATTTTCTAAGTGATGAAGAGTACGTGCAATATTGTTTAGAATTTTGTCAAAGACATTCAGTAAATATATTTATCCCAAGAAAAAAACAACTTTCCATAGTTAAAAATATAAAAAGATTTGAGAATATATCTGTTAAAGTTCTTGCAGAAAAAAATTTTGAAAAAATGAAGCAGCTTAACAATAAAAAAAATACATATGAATTATTTGAAATGTTAAAAATTGGAAATATTCCTGAATACTATATAGTGAATACAGCTGAAAAATTTATTGAGGCTTATCAAAAACTAAAAGTAAATCATAAAAAAATCTGTTTTAAATTTGTTGAGGATGAAGGTGCTGTAAGTTTTAGAATAATTGATGATTCTATGAAGGATGCTGATATTTTTTTAGTAAGAAAAGGGCTTAAAGTTACATCAGAAGAAGTATATAATTCTTTTAAAAAAAGAGAAAATACTGTTGAAATAATGCTGATGCCATATCTTGAAGGTGAAGAAGTAAGTGTAGACTGTTTAAAAACAAAAAGTGGTTTAATTTCTATTCCAAGAGTAAAAACACTGACAAGAACAGAAATAATAAGATACGACAAAGAAATTTTAGATACATGCAAAGACTTTTTTAAGAAATATGGAGTAGAACATCCCTGCAATATTCAATTTAAATACAACAATGGTATTCCTTATTTATTAGAAATAAATACCAGAATGTCTGGAGGAATACATTATACATGTCTTGCAGCGAATATCAATATTCCTAATATATCTGTAAATCAACTTTTAGGTATAGATAAAATTTGGAAAATTAATAAAAAAGAAACAAAAGTATCTTATATAGAAACGCCTATACTTATTTGA
- a CDS encoding TerD family protein, giving the protein MSISLQKGQKISLTKDNSTLDKIILGLGWDQASKDNGGFFSMFGKKANIDCDATAMLLQNGKMIDKKDIVYFGNLKHYTDSVRHTGDNLTGEGEGDDEQIIVELKKIPQKYDKIVIVVNIFKAKDRNQHFGMIKNAFIRLIDTKTNKEMCRYNLTDDYSGCTALIFGEVYRHNEEWKFNAIGQGTTDDGIGELAARYK; this is encoded by the coding sequence ATGTCAATAAGTTTACAAAAAGGACAAAAGATAAGCCTTACAAAAGATAACAGCACTTTAGACAAAATTATATTAGGGCTTGGATGGGATCAAGCTTCAAAAGATAATGGCGGTTTTTTTTCAATGTTTGGCAAAAAGGCCAATATAGATTGTGATGCTACAGCAATGCTTCTTCAAAATGGTAAAATGATAGATAAAAAAGATATTGTTTATTTTGGAAATCTGAAGCACTATACTGATTCTGTAAGACATACAGGAGATAATCTTACAGGTGAGGGGGAGGGAGATGATGAACAGATTATTGTTGAATTAAAAAAAATCCCTCAAAAATACGATAAAATAGTAATAGTTGTTAATATATTTAAAGCTAAAGACAGAAATCAACATTTTGGAATGATAAAAAATGCTTTTATAAGACTAATTGATACTAAAACAAATAAAGAAATGTGCAGATATAATCTGACAGATGACTATAGTGGGTGTACTGCTCTGATATTTGGAGAGGTATATCGTCATAATGAAGAATGGAAATTCAATGCAATAGGTCAAGGAACAACTGATGATGGTATTGGTGAACTTGCTGCTAGATATAAATAA
- a CDS encoding TerD family protein → MGISLKKGQKVSLTKDNPGLKKLIVGLGWDTNKFDTGGDFDLDSAAFLLGENGKVTSQSDFIFYGNLKHNSGSVIHMGDNRTGDGDGDDEQISIDLSKVPENITRIIFTATIYEAEERRQNFGQISNAYIRIVDEDVKNEILKYDLGEDFSIETAAVFGELYKNNGEWKFNAIGSGYQGGLAALCINYGIDID, encoded by the coding sequence CCTGGGTTAAAAAAATTAATAGTAGGACTTGGATGGGATACCAATAAATTTGACACAGGTGGAGATTTTGATTTAGATTCTGCTGCATTTCTTCTAGGAGAAAATGGTAAGGTAACTTCACAAAGTGATTTTATTTTTTATGGCAATTTGAAGCATAATAGTGGTTCTGTTATTCATATGGGTGATAATAGGACTGGTGATGGTGATGGCGATGATGAGCAAATATCCATTGATCTTTCTAAGGTACCTGAAAATATTACAAGAATAATATTTACAGCTACTATATATGAAGCGGAAGAAAGAAGGCAGAATTTCGGACAGATATCAAATGCATATATAAGAATAGTTGATGAGGATGTAAAAAATGAGATACTGAAATATGATTTAGGAGAAGATTTTTCAATTGAAACAGCAGCAGTCTTTGGAGAACTCTATAAAAATAATGGAGAATGGAAATTTAATGCAATAGGAAGCGGATATCAAGGAGGTCTGGCTGCTCTTTGCATCAACTATGGAATAGATATTGATTAG